The Mesobacillus jeotgali genome window below encodes:
- the spoIIAB gene encoding anti-sigma F factor produces MNNEMNLHFSALSQNESFARVTVAAFIAQLDPTMDELTEIKTVVSEAVTNAIIHGYESNPDGKVFISVMLQDGMVDMVIRDEGIGIPDIDEAMQPLYTSKPELERSGMGFTIMENFMDEVQVRSEPGFGTEIRLKKHLSKSKALCN; encoded by the coding sequence ATGAATAATGAGATGAATCTTCATTTTAGCGCATTAAGCCAAAACGAGTCTTTCGCCCGCGTTACTGTTGCTGCCTTCATTGCGCAGCTGGATCCAACGATGGACGAACTGACCGAAATCAAAACAGTTGTATCGGAAGCTGTAACGAACGCGATTATTCATGGATATGAGAGCAATCCGGATGGGAAAGTTTTCATTTCAGTGATGCTTCAGGATGGAATGGTAGATATGGTGATTAGGGACGAAGGTATAGGAATTCCTGATATCGATGAAGCCATGCAGCCTCTGTATACATCTAAGCCTGAACTTGAAAGGTCCGGTATGGGCTTTACGATTATGGAAAATTTCATGGACGAAGTACAAGTGAGATCAGAGCCCGGCTTTGGGACAGAGATTCGTTTGAAAAAGCACCTGTCAAAGAGCAAAGCGCTGTGCAATTAA
- a CDS encoding pyrimidine-nucleoside phosphorylase: MRMVDVIEKKRDGHELSTEEIQFFVDGYTDGSIPDYQVSALTMAIFFQGMTEKERADLTMAMVKSGDQIDLSAIEGVKVDKHSTGGVGDTTTLVLGPLVAALGVPVAKMSGRGLGHTGGTIDKLEAVEGFHVEIDNEEFINLVNKNKIAVIGQSGNLTPADKKLYSLRDVTATVDSIPLIASSIMSKKIAAGADAIVLDVKTGAGAFMKTLDDSRELAKAMVRIGNNVGRRTMAVISDMSQPLGYAIGNALEVKEAIDTLKGEGPEDLTELCLTLGSHMVFLAGKGESLGEARSKLEEVIKNGSALETFKVFLASQGGDASVVDDPSKLPQAKYTFELEAKEAGYVSEIIADEVGTAAMLLGAGRATKESVIDLAVGLVLRKKIGDKVEKGESLLTIYSNFEDVNEVKEMLYENIKVTSEHVDAPILVHEEITE, encoded by the coding sequence ATGAGAATGGTTGACGTTATCGAGAAAAAGCGTGACGGACATGAATTATCAACTGAAGAAATCCAATTTTTTGTTGATGGCTATACAGATGGATCGATTCCAGACTATCAGGTAAGTGCTTTGACAATGGCGATTTTCTTCCAGGGTATGACAGAAAAAGAACGCGCCGACCTAACTATGGCCATGGTGAAATCTGGAGACCAGATCGATCTATCAGCCATTGAAGGTGTGAAAGTCGACAAGCACTCTACAGGCGGTGTTGGTGATACAACGACTCTTGTTCTGGGACCTTTAGTAGCAGCTTTAGGTGTACCGGTCGCAAAAATGTCCGGACGCGGACTTGGCCACACAGGAGGGACCATAGACAAGCTTGAGGCTGTTGAAGGCTTCCATGTTGAAATCGATAATGAGGAATTCATCAATCTTGTAAACAAAAATAAAATTGCCGTCATCGGCCAAAGCGGAAACCTGACTCCGGCTGATAAAAAGCTGTATTCATTGCGTGATGTAACCGCTACTGTTGACAGCATCCCATTGATTGCGAGCTCCATCATGAGCAAGAAGATCGCTGCAGGAGCTGACGCTATCGTCCTTGATGTTAAAACGGGTGCAGGCGCATTCATGAAGACTCTTGATGATTCTCGTGAACTGGCAAAGGCAATGGTCCGAATCGGTAATAATGTTGGCCGCAGAACGATGGCTGTCATTTCGGATATGAGCCAGCCACTTGGCTATGCAATCGGCAACGCCCTAGAAGTTAAGGAAGCAATTGACACATTGAAGGGTGAAGGCCCTGAAGACCTGACTGAACTTTGCCTGACTCTTGGCAGCCACATGGTTTTCCTTGCTGGAAAAGGTGAGTCACTTGGAGAAGCACGCAGCAAGCTGGAAGAAGTGATCAAGAACGGATCTGCACTTGAAACATTCAAAGTATTCCTGGCATCCCAGGGCGGTGATGCTTCGGTTGTGGATGATCCAAGCAAGCTTCCTCAGGCAAAATACACATTTGAACTTGAGGCGAAAGAGGCAGGATATGTTTCTGAAATCATTGCTGACGAAGTAGGGACAGCTGCCATGCTTCTTGGAGCAGGAAGAGCTACGAAAGAATCTGTAATCGACCTGGCAGTAGGCCTGGTATTGCGCAAGAAAATCGGCGATAAAGTCGAAAAAGGTGAATCACTTCTAACGATTTACAGCAACTTTGAGGATGTAAACGAAGTGAAGGAAATGCTGTATGAAAATATTAAGGTAACAAGTGAACATGTTGATGCACCGATTTTGGTTCATGAAGAAATCACTGAATAA
- a CDS encoding stage V sporulation protein AB has protein sequence MTINVLFIVLIGLASGLAVGSGFVAFLAVLGVIPRLTQLTKTMKLISWYEWAVVLGALLGTAGSLRDPVMSFSPYVTIPLGLAGGIFVGMLAAALTEVLNVLPILAKRVRVDDKLETLLMAIVLGKIFGSLFHWIYFVGR, from the coding sequence ATGACGATTAATGTCCTGTTCATTGTACTCATTGGGCTGGCGAGCGGGCTTGCAGTAGGATCTGGATTTGTAGCTTTCTTAGCGGTACTCGGAGTGATACCCAGACTCACACAACTGACAAAAACGATGAAATTGATTTCCTGGTATGAGTGGGCAGTAGTATTAGGCGCTCTGCTTGGAACAGCCGGAAGCCTGAGAGACCCTGTGATGAGCTTCTCTCCTTACGTGACAATCCCACTTGGACTGGCGGGAGGCATATTTGTCGGTATGCTCGCTGCCGCGTTGACAGAGGTACTGAATGTATTGCCAATCCTTGCGAAAAGAGTCAGGGTCGATGATAAGCTCGAGACATTGCTGATGGCAATTGTACTGGGAAAAATATTCGGTTCATTATTCCATTGGATTTACTTTGTAGGACGATAG
- a CDS encoding stage V sporulation protein AE, which produces MAEKRKVILITDGDDYARRAIEHVAAEVGGRCISLSHGNPSVLSGPHLVKLIKKAAKDPVLVMFDDSGFLGEGAGEKALKYVAEHEDIEVLGAIAVASKTHMAEWSRVDFCIDRDGELTPYGVDKHGVPELEIGRINGDTVYCLDTLDVPLIIGIGDIGKMARHDHYKIGSPITKKAVEIILERSGFYAKEQ; this is translated from the coding sequence ATGGCCGAAAAAAGGAAGGTAATCTTAATTACAGATGGTGATGATTATGCCCGGCGTGCAATCGAGCATGTGGCTGCCGAAGTAGGCGGACGCTGTATCTCCCTTTCACATGGAAATCCTTCTGTCCTTTCAGGGCCGCACCTTGTTAAATTAATTAAAAAAGCTGCCAAGGACCCTGTATTGGTAATGTTCGATGACAGTGGCTTTCTTGGAGAAGGAGCCGGGGAGAAGGCTCTTAAATATGTGGCTGAGCACGAAGACATTGAGGTGCTTGGAGCGATTGCAGTCGCTTCGAAAACACATATGGCTGAATGGAGCCGGGTGGATTTTTGCATAGACCGGGATGGTGAACTCACGCCGTATGGAGTTGACAAGCATGGAGTTCCGGAACTGGAAATAGGAAGAATTAATGGAGATACGGTGTACTGTTTGGATACGCTTGATGTCCCGTTAATAATCGGGATCGGGGATATCGGTAAGATGGCACGCCATGACCACTATAAGATCGGTTCGCCAATAACGAAGAAAGCAGTGGAAATCATCCTTGAAAGGAGCGGATTCTATGCCAAAGAACAATGA
- a CDS encoding D-alanyl-D-alanine carboxypeptidase family protein — MKKLTSILLVFMMGAAITSPIGYANEGDPGLADDASSAILIERDTGQVLFDKNSHEKLPPASMTKIMTMLLIMEALDEGRLKMDEKVRASEYAASMGGSQIFLEPGEEMTVEQLLKGIAIGSGNDASVAMAERIGGSEEAFVKMMNAKVKELGLKNTVFKNTTGLPVDGHYSSAYDMAMMAKELLKYEKITKFTGTYEDYLREDSEKKFWLVNTNKLVRFYPGVDGLKTGFTNEAKYCLTATAQKDGMRAIAVVFGAPTSKARNAQVTKMLDYAFSQYQTHPMFKKGHALGKAAISKGDQKTINAVTSESVSLLTKKGADVKDVKQKITLNKSIKAPVQKGDKVGTLKLVKDGKTLAETALVADATVEKASWWALYKRSFGMFTRAGNQ; from the coding sequence CTGAAAAAGTTGACGAGTATACTGCTTGTTTTTATGATGGGCGCTGCAATTACATCCCCAATTGGGTACGCCAATGAAGGAGACCCGGGACTGGCTGATGATGCCAGTTCAGCTATTTTGATTGAACGTGATACTGGTCAGGTTTTATTCGATAAAAACAGTCATGAAAAACTCCCGCCTGCCAGCATGACAAAAATCATGACTATGCTCTTGATCATGGAAGCATTGGATGAAGGCAGGCTGAAGATGGACGAAAAAGTCCGAGCCAGTGAATATGCTGCTTCAATGGGAGGTTCTCAAATCTTCCTTGAGCCAGGAGAAGAAATGACAGTTGAGCAATTGCTGAAAGGAATCGCAATTGGCTCAGGTAATGATGCATCAGTAGCGATGGCTGAGCGAATTGGAGGCTCTGAAGAAGCATTTGTCAAAATGATGAATGCGAAAGTAAAGGAGCTTGGCCTGAAGAATACAGTATTCAAAAACACTACCGGATTGCCTGTCGATGGACATTACAGTTCAGCGTATGACATGGCCATGATGGCAAAAGAGTTGCTGAAATACGAAAAAATCACAAAATTCACTGGAACGTATGAAGATTATCTCCGGGAGGATTCTGAAAAGAAATTCTGGCTTGTCAATACGAATAAGCTCGTTCGTTTTTATCCTGGAGTGGATGGACTGAAAACAGGTTTCACAAATGAAGCGAAATATTGCCTGACGGCTACAGCACAAAAGGATGGTATGCGTGCGATTGCTGTTGTTTTTGGGGCCCCAACCTCAAAGGCAAGGAACGCACAGGTAACGAAAATGCTGGATTATGCCTTCAGCCAATACCAGACCCATCCTATGTTCAAAAAAGGGCATGCACTTGGCAAAGCAGCCATCAGCAAAGGTGACCAGAAGACAATAAACGCTGTCACATCTGAAAGCGTCTCCCTATTGACTAAAAAAGGTGCCGACGTCAAGGATGTGAAGCAGAAAATCACTCTCAATAAGAGCATTAAAGCACCAGTCCAAAAAGGGGACAAGGTGGGTACTTTGAAGCTGGTTAAAGACGGCAAAACACTTGCTGAGACAGCTCTTGTTGCTGATGCGACGGTAGAGAAAGCCAGCTGGTGGGCCTTGTATAAACGCTCATTTGGAATGTTTACGAGAGCGGGAAATCAGTAA
- a CDS encoding purine-nucleoside phosphorylase, with protein sequence MDYNHIQNAASFINDKLKQQPKIGLILGSGLGVLAEDIENPVKIPYNEIPGFPVSTVEGHAGQLVCGQLSGVEVIAMQGRFHYYEGYSMDKVTFPVRVMKELGIDKLIVTNAAGGVNESFEPGDLMIITDHINNMGTNPLIGPNESRFGVRFPDMSEAYSKNLRGIAKEVADKNNLTIKEGVYVGNPGPVYETPAEVRMIRTMGGDAVGMSTVPEVIVAKHSGLEVLGISCISNMAAGILDQPLSHDEVIETTEKVKSSFLLLVNEIVKTLG encoded by the coding sequence ATGGATTACAATCATATTCAAAATGCAGCATCTTTTATTAATGACAAGCTAAAGCAACAGCCGAAAATTGGTTTGATTCTCGGTTCCGGGCTTGGCGTACTTGCGGAGGATATCGAAAACCCGGTTAAGATCCCTTACAACGAAATCCCTGGCTTTCCGGTTTCGACAGTAGAAGGACACGCAGGCCAACTGGTCTGCGGACAGCTCAGTGGTGTCGAAGTGATCGCGATGCAAGGACGTTTCCATTATTATGAAGGCTATAGCATGGATAAAGTTACTTTTCCAGTGCGCGTAATGAAGGAACTGGGAATTGATAAGCTGATTGTTACGAATGCAGCGGGCGGTGTGAATGAAAGCTTCGAGCCTGGCGATTTGATGATCATTACTGACCATATCAACAATATGGGAACCAATCCGCTAATCGGCCCAAATGAATCACGTTTCGGCGTACGCTTCCCAGATATGAGCGAAGCTTATTCCAAGAACTTAAGAGGAATCGCGAAAGAAGTTGCTGACAAGAACAACCTCACAATCAAAGAGGGAGTATATGTCGGTAATCCTGGACCAGTATACGAAACCCCTGCCGAAGTACGGATGATCCGCACAATGGGCGGTGATGCAGTCGGAATGTCCACAGTACCGGAAGTGATCGTTGCGAAGCATTCAGGCCTTGAAGTGCTCGGCATTTCGTGTATCTCTAATATGGCAGCAGGAATCCTCGATCAACCATTAAGCCATGATGAGGTAATTGAAACGACTGAAAAGGTGAAATCGAGCTTCCTTTTACTCGTAAATGAAATTGTAAAAACGTTAGGTTAA
- the sigF gene encoding RNA polymerase sporulation sigma factor SigF: MDVEVKKDNSQTYLKDHEVKELILRSQQGDQAARDLIVQKNMRLVWSVVQRFLNRGYEPDDLFQIGSIGLLKSVDKFDLSYDVKFSTYAVPMIIGEIQRFIRDDGTVKVSRSLKETGNKIRKAKDELSKNFGRVPTVNEIAEFLELSPEDVIMAQEASRSPASIHETVYENDGDPITLLDQIDNGEEGRWFDKIALKEAINELDERERLIVYLRYYKDQTQSEVAVRLGISQVQVSRLEKKILQQMKGRMDL; this comes from the coding sequence ATGGATGTGGAGGTAAAAAAGGATAATAGCCAAACGTATCTTAAGGACCATGAAGTCAAAGAACTGATTTTGAGAAGCCAGCAGGGTGACCAGGCAGCCAGGGATTTAATCGTCCAGAAGAATATGCGGCTCGTATGGTCTGTCGTTCAGCGCTTCCTCAACAGGGGATATGAACCGGACGATCTGTTCCAGATTGGCAGCATCGGCCTCTTGAAATCAGTTGATAAATTTGACCTTTCTTATGACGTGAAATTCTCAACGTATGCCGTTCCGATGATCATTGGTGAAATCCAGCGATTCATCAGGGATGACGGAACCGTGAAAGTGAGCAGGTCGCTAAAAGAAACCGGTAATAAGATCCGGAAAGCTAAGGATGAGCTTTCCAAGAATTTTGGCAGGGTACCGACTGTCAACGAAATAGCCGAGTTTCTGGAGCTTTCACCGGAAGATGTGATCATGGCACAAGAAGCAAGCCGCAGTCCGGCGTCCATCCATGAAACGGTGTACGAAAACGACGGCGACCCAATTACCCTGCTAGACCAGATTGACAATGGGGAAGAAGGGCGCTGGTTCGATAAAATTGCATTAAAAGAGGCGATTAACGAGCTGGACGAACGGGAAAGGCTGATCGTATATTTAAGGTACTATAAGGATCAGACCCAATCTGAAGTCGCAGTCCGACTTGGCATATCCCAGGTTCAAGTCTCACGCCTCGAAAAGAAAATACTCCAGCAAATGAAAGGCCGTATGGATCTTTGA
- a CDS encoding spore germination protein codes for MPKNNDKLPIPQSLDEAEKYMKDNVGLEASFDLGVRKLKILKKNVHFYYVNGLCDTSFIVHIVEELVDINDNERLSTHLQEIVENRITHQSVQKIKTMDELVDQVLSGLIVILVEGEQIGLVVDVRSYPGRQPQEPDTEKVVRGSRDGFVENIIVNTALTRRRIRDENLRFEMMKVGERSKSDVAIAYIKDIANPDLIKVIKKELQTIKIDGITMADKTIEEFLVKQGYNPYPLVRYTERADVAATHLLEGHVLIYVDTSPSVIITPTTYFHHLQHAEEYRQSPGVGTMVRWIRFLGVLASLMLLPLWYLFVQNPDLLPDKISFIGPNEDSNIPIFLQIMLADGGIEFLRMAAIHTPTPLSTAMGLIAAVLIGQIAIDVGMFVPEVILYVAVAAIGTYATPSYELSIANKIGRVFLLISTAIFHVPGFVAGTTVWLLLLASIKSLNTPYLWPFIPFHPIAFMQILIRRAVPGSKIRPSIVHARNRYKQPSNS; via the coding sequence ATGCCAAAGAACAATGACAAGCTGCCCATCCCGCAATCATTGGATGAAGCTGAAAAGTATATGAAAGATAATGTTGGCCTGGAAGCTAGTTTTGACCTTGGAGTCAGGAAACTGAAGATCCTTAAAAAGAATGTCCATTTTTATTATGTGAACGGTTTGTGCGATACAAGCTTCATCGTACATATTGTTGAAGAACTGGTGGACATCAATGATAACGAAAGACTGTCAACACATCTGCAGGAGATTGTAGAGAATCGGATTACCCACCAGTCTGTACAGAAAATCAAGACGATGGACGAGCTTGTAGACCAGGTTCTTTCTGGACTCATTGTTATATTGGTGGAAGGGGAACAAATAGGATTAGTCGTAGATGTCAGAAGCTATCCCGGAAGACAGCCCCAGGAGCCTGATACAGAAAAGGTTGTCCGTGGATCCCGCGACGGGTTTGTTGAAAATATCATTGTCAATACAGCATTGACCAGAAGGCGTATCAGGGATGAGAATCTGCGCTTTGAGATGATGAAGGTAGGAGAGAGATCAAAATCAGATGTTGCCATTGCCTATATTAAAGATATCGCTAACCCTGACTTGATCAAAGTCATCAAAAAAGAGCTGCAGACAATTAAAATCGATGGAATCACGATGGCTGATAAAACGATTGAAGAATTTTTGGTGAAACAAGGCTATAATCCATACCCTCTCGTAAGGTACACGGAGAGAGCCGATGTGGCTGCAACACATCTGCTTGAAGGCCATGTTCTGATTTATGTCGATACATCACCGAGTGTCATCATTACACCGACGACTTATTTTCACCATCTTCAGCATGCTGAAGAGTACAGACAATCACCTGGTGTCGGAACGATGGTTCGCTGGATCCGATTCCTAGGCGTTCTTGCATCACTCATGCTTTTGCCGTTATGGTACTTATTTGTTCAAAATCCGGATTTGCTTCCTGATAAAATTTCCTTTATCGGGCCAAATGAAGATTCCAATATCCCGATCTTCTTGCAAATCATGCTTGCGGATGGCGGCATAGAGTTCCTGAGAATGGCTGCCATTCACACTCCGACCCCGTTATCGACAGCGATGGGTTTAATCGCTGCAGTCCTGATTGGGCAGATTGCCATCGATGTAGGAATGTTCGTCCCGGAGGTTATCCTATATGTGGCTGTGGCGGCAATTGGAACATATGCGACACCAAGTTATGAACTTAGTATAGCGAATAAAATAGGCAGGGTATTTCTGTTAATCTCGACGGCGATATTCCATGTCCCTGGATTTGTCGCAGGCACCACGGTTTGGCTGTTGCTGCTTGCCAGTATCAAATCCTTGAACACGCCTTATCTGTGGCCATTCATACCATTTCATCCTATTGCCTTCATGCAGATTTTGATCAGGAGGGCAGTGCCAGGATCGAAAATCAGGCCAAGTATCGTGCATGCGCGGAATCGCTATAAGCAGCCATCAAATTCCTGA
- the deoB gene encoding phosphopentomutase: protein MSTTYKRVFLIVMDSVGIGEAPDAEKFGDKGSHTLGHIGERMNGLNMPNMGKLGLSNIEEIKGIAPADKPLAYYTKMEEASNGKDTMTGHWEIMGLNIQTPFQVFPDGFPDELINELESRTGRKVIGNKPASGTEILVELGEEHMKTGALIVYTSADSVLQIAAHEEIIPIEELYDICKIARELTLDEKYMVGRVIARPFIGEPGDFKRTSNRHDYALKPFGRTVMNELKDSGLDVLAIGKISDIYDGEGVTESLRTISNMDGMDKLLQTLDQDFTGLSFLNLVDFDALFGHRRDPEGYGKALEEYDARLPEVFEKLNEDDLLIITADHGNDPVHHGTDHTREYVPLLVYSKGMNEGKKLPVRKTFADIGATVAENFNVKMPDHGTSFLNELK from the coding sequence ATGTCGACTACATATAAAAGAGTGTTCCTGATCGTCATGGATTCAGTCGGGATTGGTGAAGCCCCAGACGCTGAAAAATTTGGAGATAAAGGTTCACATACACTGGGCCATATCGGAGAAAGAATGAATGGCCTGAATATGCCGAACATGGGAAAACTCGGACTCAGCAACATCGAGGAAATCAAAGGCATCGCTCCGGCCGACAAGCCACTGGCTTACTACACAAAGATGGAAGAAGCTTCTAACGGAAAAGATACAATGACTGGACACTGGGAGATCATGGGCCTGAACATCCAGACGCCATTCCAGGTATTCCCTGATGGCTTCCCGGATGAATTGATAAATGAGCTCGAATCCCGTACCGGCAGGAAAGTCATCGGGAACAAGCCGGCAAGCGGAACGGAAATCCTTGTTGAACTTGGCGAAGAGCATATGAAGACAGGCGCATTGATCGTTTATACATCTGCTGATTCAGTACTCCAGATTGCTGCTCACGAAGAAATCATCCCAATTGAAGAGCTATATGATATTTGTAAGATTGCCAGGGAATTGACACTTGATGAAAAATACATGGTAGGAAGGGTCATCGCAAGACCATTTATCGGTGAACCAGGGGACTTCAAACGTACATCCAACCGCCATGATTATGCCCTGAAGCCGTTTGGAAGAACAGTCATGAATGAACTTAAGGACTCAGGCCTCGACGTGTTGGCCATCGGTAAAATCTCAGATATTTATGATGGAGAAGGCGTAACTGAATCTCTTCGTACAATTTCCAATATGGACGGAATGGATAAATTGCTGCAGACACTGGATCAGGATTTTACAGGCTTGAGCTTCCTGAATCTTGTGGATTTTGATGCTTTGTTCGGACATCGCCGTGATCCTGAAGGGTATGGAAAGGCGTTGGAAGAATACGATGCACGCCTTCCAGAGGTATTCGAGAAATTAAATGAAGATGACCTGCTAATCATCACTGCTGACCATGGAAATGATCCGGTTCATCACGGAACAGACCATACGCGTGAATATGTGCCGCTTCTCGTCTATTCAAAAGGAATGAATGAAGGGAAAAAACTGCCTGTCCGTAAAACATTTGCAGATATCGGTGCAACTGTTGCGGAAAACTTCAATGTGAAAATGCCAGACCACGGAACAAGCTTCCTAAATGAATTGAAATAA
- the spoIIAA gene encoding anti-sigma F factor antagonist yields MSLNIDIEVKHDVLLIRVSGELDHHTADQLREQATKALENEEVRHIVLNLEHLTFMDSSGLGVVLGRYKQIKQLHGEMVVCAISPPIKRLFDMSGLFKIIRLEPTEEYALERLGVA; encoded by the coding sequence GTGAGTCTTAACATTGATATCGAAGTGAAGCATGACGTCTTATTGATTCGAGTAAGTGGTGAATTGGACCACCATACTGCAGACCAGCTTCGCGAGCAGGCAACAAAAGCCCTTGAAAACGAAGAAGTCCGCCACATTGTCTTGAACCTCGAACATCTTACATTTATGGATAGTTCAGGTCTTGGGGTAGTTTTAGGAAGGTATAAACAAATCAAGCAGCTTCATGGAGAAATGGTTGTATGCGCGATTTCTCCGCCAATCAAGAGATTATTTGATATGTCGGGACTTTTCAAAATTATCCGTCTTGAACCGACAGAAGAATATGCATTAGAGAGATTGGGGGTTGCTTGA
- the lysA gene encoding diaminopimelate decarboxylase has protein sequence MEFHGTAKVNRLGHLEIGGVDTIQLAEKYGTPLYVYDVALIRERARAFKKTFENAGITAQVAYASKAFSTVAMVQLAAEENLSLDVVSGGELYTAIKAGFPTERIHFHGNNKSRDELLMAIEHNIGCIVVDNFYELEMLKEICKDKNTKIKVLLRVTPGIEAHTHDYILTGQEDSKFGFDLQNGQADKAIELCLEDQQIEVLGLHCHIGSQIFETTGFILAAQKIFEKLHQWKQALTFESTVLNLGGGFGIRYTDEDDPIPAAQYVEEIIAEVKKQASHFSMAMPEIWIEPGRSLVGDAGTTLYRVGSRKDVPNVRQYVAVDGGMSDNIRPALYQAKYEAVLANRVMDKPEETVSIAGKCCESGDMLIWDLPLPKAGDQDVLAVFCTGAYGYSMANNYNRLPRPAVVFLEDSKDTLVVRRETFEDMVKLDLPFKEKVRY, from the coding sequence ATGGAATTTCATGGTACTGCAAAGGTTAATCGACTAGGACATTTGGAAATTGGCGGTGTTGATACAATCCAGCTGGCTGAAAAGTATGGAACCCCGCTGTATGTTTATGACGTTGCCTTGATCAGGGAACGGGCAAGAGCTTTCAAAAAAACATTTGAGAATGCAGGTATTACCGCTCAAGTAGCTTATGCAAGCAAGGCTTTTTCGACAGTGGCAATGGTGCAGTTGGCTGCTGAGGAAAATCTTTCGCTGGATGTTGTATCTGGCGGAGAGCTTTATACTGCCATTAAGGCTGGCTTCCCGACAGAAAGAATTCATTTCCATGGCAACAACAAAAGCCGAGATGAACTGCTCATGGCCATTGAACACAATATAGGCTGTATTGTTGTCGATAACTTTTATGAGCTTGAAATGCTCAAGGAAATTTGCAAAGACAAAAATACGAAAATCAAGGTTTTATTACGAGTTACACCTGGGATTGAAGCGCATACCCATGATTATATTTTAACGGGCCAGGAAGATTCCAAGTTCGGATTCGACCTTCAGAATGGACAAGCAGATAAAGCGATTGAACTTTGCCTGGAAGATCAACAAATTGAAGTTCTCGGACTGCATTGCCACATAGGCTCGCAAATCTTTGAAACTACGGGCTTCATCCTTGCTGCCCAGAAAATCTTTGAAAAACTTCATCAATGGAAACAGGCACTTACATTCGAATCCACAGTCCTTAATCTTGGCGGAGGTTTTGGGATTCGCTATACAGACGAAGATGATCCAATCCCAGCAGCTCAATATGTAGAGGAAATAATTGCTGAAGTGAAAAAGCAAGCTTCCCATTTTTCGATGGCAATGCCGGAAATCTGGATTGAGCCAGGGCGTTCTCTTGTAGGGGACGCAGGGACAACACTATATCGTGTTGGTTCGCGAAAGGATGTCCCGAATGTTCGGCAGTACGTAGCTGTCGATGGCGGGATGAGCGACAATATCCGACCAGCCTTGTACCAGGCAAAATATGAAGCAGTGCTTGCGAACAGAGTTATGGACAAACCTGAAGAAACAGTATCGATAGCCGGGAAGTGCTGTGAATCCGGTGATATGCTGATCTGGGATCTTCCGCTGCCAAAGGCTGGAGACCAGGATGTTCTGGCTGTTTTTTGCACCGGAGCCTACGGGTATTCTATGGCGAATAACTATAACCGCCTGCCTAGACCAGCGGTGGTTTTCCTGGAAGATTCAAAGGACACTCTCGTCGTCCGCCGCGAAACATTTGAAGATATGGTAAAATTAGATCTTCCTTTTAAAGAAAAGGTAAGATATTAA
- a CDS encoding stage V sporulation protein AA, producing the protein MEKTIYIRMRNRVQVKPEQTLFMKDIAQIIASEEIYQDLAALQVKKILPQDHIHIVDVMKVIRFISGIYPDHEIQTVGPPQTIIEVIYKKKGMSIPFFILVWFLLFFGAALTIMNFHEDVSMQTVHQRLYFIMTGKEVAKPLLFQIPYSIGIGLGMILFFNHVFKKRLNEEPSPLEVEMFNYQQSLDQYVILHENKESVKHLNDD; encoded by the coding sequence ATGGAAAAAACGATTTATATCCGCATGAGGAATCGCGTCCAGGTCAAACCTGAGCAAACGCTATTTATGAAGGATATTGCGCAGATCATCGCTAGTGAAGAGATATATCAAGACCTGGCCGCTCTTCAAGTTAAAAAGATTTTGCCGCAGGACCATATACACATTGTCGATGTCATGAAGGTCATTCGTTTCATTTCAGGGATATACCCTGATCATGAAATCCAGACTGTTGGCCCTCCGCAAACGATTATCGAGGTGATTTACAAGAAGAAAGGGATGTCGATTCCTTTTTTTATCCTAGTATGGTTCTTGCTATTTTTCGGTGCAGCGTTGACCATCATGAACTTCCATGAAGATGTCAGCATGCAGACAGTACATCAGCGGCTTTATTTTATCATGACGGGAAAAGAAGTCGCAAAGCCGCTGTTATTCCAGATTCCCTACTCAATCGGCATTGGCCTCGGCATGATCCTGTTTTTTAACCATGTATTTAAAAAGAGGCTGAATGAAGAGCCGAGCCCGCTTGAGGTAGAAATGTTCAACTACCAGCAATCTCTTGACCAATATGTCATCCTTCATGAAAACAAGGAAAGCGTGAAACATCTTAATGACGATTAA